The proteins below are encoded in one region of Desulfovibrio sp. JC022:
- a CDS encoding DUF2318 domain-containing protein, translating into MKKMILILAFLLLPTNGFAGMEIGPQKLTIPINEVNDGEAHYYSINMDGKEIRFFVVRSKDGTIRAAFDACDVCYRSKKGYSQQGDFMVCNNCGMRFHSTRINVVKGGCNPSPLERRTEGDKLVISLDAVRSGAIYF; encoded by the coding sequence ATGAAAAAAATGATTTTGATTTTGGCCTTTCTGCTGCTGCCCACAAATGGATTTGCCGGAATGGAAATAGGGCCGCAGAAACTTACTATCCCTATAAATGAAGTAAATGACGGCGAGGCCCATTACTATTCAATAAATATGGACGGAAAAGAAATTCGTTTCTTTGTGGTCCGCAGCAAGGACGGAACCATCAGGGCGGCCTTTGATGCCTGCGACGTCTGCTACCGTTCCAAAAAGGGATATTCCCAGCAGGGGGACTTTATGGTCTGCAACAACTGCGGCATGCGCTTCCATTCCACACGCATAAATGTGGTCAAAGGCGGCTGCAATCCTTCACCGCTGGAAAGACGGACTGAAGGTGATAAGCTTGTAATCTCACTGGATGCTGTCAGATCCGGGGCCATATATTTCTAA
- a CDS encoding ABC transporter permease, which yields MNLFTIPLRNLGRRPLRTILLCAVFTVGVMSVVSIQLLSTVVGNSLEEKMSKFGANILITPKTESLSVSYGGLDLGNVAYGSHELDGTPVLKSIRSIELKERLSAVAPKFAAISKIKGQQVAVVGVSMADELSIKTHWYPLGRFPENQNEILLGFNAARKLGIKPEETLEIEGNKLLTAGILDPTGTEDDNVIFMDIDLLRNSVGRPGAVHFIEVAALCAGCPIDEIVQQIVKVVPGAEVKALQHVVKQRMSAISFVNQMAWTVSGVILLTACFMIGLSIFSAVNERKTEIGLMRSLGFSTGSVFSIFCLEALLMGCISGILGYLGGFFASGEILKNLNMGEAEIVFDPLAFGITFLAVSGLAVLSATIPSLRATRVDPSRTLVSL from the coding sequence ATGAACCTTTTCACTATCCCCCTGCGTAACCTTGGACGAAGACCCTTGCGCACAATACTGCTCTGCGCGGTATTCACCGTGGGAGTAATGTCCGTGGTTTCCATCCAGCTTCTTTCCACCGTAGTGGGCAACAGCCTTGAAGAAAAAATGAGTAAATTCGGGGCCAACATACTGATCACCCCGAAGACCGAATCCCTCTCGGTCAGCTACGGCGGTCTGGACCTCGGCAACGTGGCCTACGGATCACATGAGCTTGACGGGACTCCGGTACTGAAATCGATCCGGTCCATTGAATTGAAAGAACGGCTCAGTGCTGTTGCGCCCAAATTCGCTGCTATTTCGAAGATTAAAGGTCAACAGGTGGCAGTGGTCGGGGTCAGCATGGCTGATGAATTAAGTATCAAAACACACTGGTATCCGCTGGGCCGCTTCCCGGAAAATCAAAATGAAATCCTGCTCGGTTTCAATGCCGCCCGCAAATTAGGAATAAAACCTGAAGAAACACTTGAGATAGAAGGAAACAAACTCCTGACAGCCGGAATCCTCGACCCCACCGGAACCGAGGATGATAACGTGATCTTTATGGATATCGACCTGCTGCGTAACAGCGTAGGACGGCCCGGAGCCGTTCATTTCATTGAAGTAGCCGCACTATGTGCCGGATGCCCCATTGATGAAATAGTACAGCAGATCGTCAAAGTAGTCCCCGGTGCGGAAGTGAAAGCCCTGCAACATGTGGTTAAGCAACGCATGTCCGCCATCAGCTTTGTAAATCAAATGGCTTGGACTGTTAGCGGAGTGATCCTGCTCACCGCCTGCTTCATGATCGGACTTTCCATTTTCTCGGCAGTAAATGAACGCAAAACCGAAATCGGTCTCATGCGCTCGCTGGGATTTTCCACAGGATCGGTCTTTTCCATCTTCTGCCTTGAGGCACTGCTCATGGGTTGTATCTCAGGAATTCTAGGTTATCTGGGTGGTTTCTTTGCCAGCGGAGAAATCCTCAAGAACCTGAATATGGGGGAAGCAGAAATAGTTTTTGACCCACTTGCCTTCGGAATCACTTTTCTGGCTGTTTCAGGACTGGCTGTTCTCTCAGCCACTATCCCGTCACTTCGCGCTACCCGCGTTGATCCATCAAGAACCCTTGTTTCACTGTAA
- a CDS encoding radical SAM protein, producing MSVTDEFFYYGKEEPSPEETGGRLPTALVFAGRKGSALSTLGWQAVYRLLAPDAELAVERFFLGEPGQPSVSMDSDKELSEFPLIGFSVNFEEEYLHLVRMLKDSGVPPLAAERPDFPLVMGGGPVAFLNPAPIAPFFDFFWVGEAEAGLKELCLELKQHIFSGGSKKEFLDLIKDRDGVYVPGMTKGQVRRAVLPPGPVSEGHGVPLLSEPAYSCFISPEAVFKDMFLVEVNRGCPYGCRFCAAGYIYRPPRHASIDQLKKIVELADPPKVGLVGTALTDWPDLIPYIEWLKKRKTKFSLSSVRADGLTEELLDILRAAGVRTVTLALEGASRKLRDAASKNLEEEDFLRAVELCAAKGVNHLRVYVIVGWPGETDEDYDELALMLEKMDEARKRGQGKKKKQFMRITFGASCLVPKPWTPLQWAPMPSEKELKAVLSKVKGLTKKYKGIAFSGDSPFQARLQGILSRGDESLADFISYAAEHGGWKKASKFYEGNPERFVDQVLDKDSPLPWDFIDTGVKKSYLWREWQRFQKAEKTPVCPPDGCAECKSCGMHQWLNEK from the coding sequence GTGTCCGTAACTGATGAATTCTTCTATTACGGAAAGGAAGAACCCTCGCCTGAAGAAACAGGAGGCCGTCTGCCCACGGCTCTTGTTTTCGCCGGACGGAAGGGGTCTGCACTCTCAACCTTAGGTTGGCAGGCTGTCTACCGTCTACTTGCTCCGGACGCGGAACTTGCGGTGGAAAGATTCTTTCTTGGTGAACCGGGTCAACCGTCTGTTTCCATGGACAGTGACAAAGAACTGTCCGAGTTTCCCCTGATCGGTTTCAGTGTCAACTTTGAGGAGGAATACCTCCACTTGGTCAGGATGCTGAAAGATTCGGGCGTTCCGCCACTTGCTGCGGAACGCCCGGACTTCCCGCTGGTCATGGGCGGAGGTCCGGTGGCCTTTCTCAATCCCGCACCAATTGCCCCCTTCTTTGATTTCTTCTGGGTGGGCGAAGCTGAAGCGGGATTGAAGGAATTGTGCCTCGAACTGAAGCAGCATATCTTTAGCGGGGGAAGTAAAAAAGAATTTCTGGACCTGATCAAAGATCGGGACGGCGTCTACGTTCCCGGTATGACCAAAGGTCAGGTCCGCAGAGCGGTGCTGCCCCCCGGACCGGTTTCCGAAGGTCACGGGGTTCCCCTTTTAAGCGAACCGGCATATTCCTGCTTCATCAGCCCGGAGGCTGTTTTCAAGGACATGTTCCTTGTGGAAGTAAACCGGGGCTGCCCTTACGGATGCCGATTCTGCGCTGCCGGATACATCTACCGTCCACCGCGCCACGCATCCATCGACCAGCTCAAAAAGATAGTGGAGCTTGCCGACCCGCCCAAAGTGGGATTGGTAGGAACTGCCCTCACCGACTGGCCGGATCTGATCCCCTACATTGAATGGCTTAAAAAACGTAAGACAAAATTTTCCCTTTCATCTGTACGCGCTGACGGACTGACCGAGGAACTTCTCGACATCCTGCGCGCTGCGGGTGTGCGCACTGTGACCCTTGCCCTTGAAGGTGCCAGCAGAAAACTGCGTGACGCTGCCAGTAAAAACCTTGAAGAAGAAGATTTCCTGCGAGCCGTGGAACTCTGTGCAGCCAAAGGGGTCAATCATTTGCGGGTCTACGTCATTGTAGGCTGGCCCGGCGAGACAGACGAGGACTACGACGAGCTGGCTCTCATGCTTGAAAAAATGGATGAGGCCCGCAAGCGTGGTCAGGGCAAAAAGAAAAAGCAATTTATGCGCATTACTTTCGGAGCAAGCTGCCTTGTGCCCAAGCCGTGGACTCCCCTGCAATGGGCACCCATGCCTTCAGAGAAAGAACTCAAGGCAGTGCTTTCCAAGGTCAAAGGACTGACCAAGAAATACAAAGGCATAGCATTTTCCGGAGACTCCCCCTTTCAGGCCCGTTTACAGGGCATCCTTTCCCGTGGCGATGAATCTCTTGCCGATTTTATCAGTTATGCAGCAGAGCACGGCGGCTGGAAAAAAGCATCTAAATTCTACGAAGGCAATCCTGAACGTTTTGTTGACCAAGTACTTGATAAAGATTCACCACTGCCGTGGGATTTTATCGATACCGGAGTAAAAAAATCTTACCTCTGGCGAGAATGGCAACGATTCCAGAAAGCCGAAAAGACCCCGGTCTGCCCGCCTGATGGTTGCGCTGAGTGTAAAAGCTGCGGCATGCACCAGTGGCTTAACGAAAAATAG
- the ftsZ gene encoding cell division protein FtsZ, giving the protein MDYMEIENDGQAKIKVIGCGGGGGNAINNMIQSALSGVRFIVANTDAQDINKSLAEYKIQLGDKLTKGLGAGANPDVGKNAALESVDQIRELVSDCDMVFVTAGMGGGTGTGAAPVIAEVAKEAGALTVAVVTKPFYFEGKRRLLQAEKGIEELKKVVDSIITIPNDRLLQLAAKKAAFSEMLKKADEVLYYGVKGIADLITVHGLINLDFADVQAVMSSSGLALMGTGIARGENRAREAAMKAITSPLLEDVSIEGAKGVLINITCSPDMTIDEVSEAANIIYEEAHEEAQIFFGTVFDAEVGDEMRITVIATGIDTAGEQPVAPPVEQQSFGQPQRPNLTPRGMAPKNQEATNVRQMGSAHAEEDRSIPAYLRHTASKPTEAAGNPEPVQLKPKQAANSGGEEFIFHDDDDFEVPTFIRKQAD; this is encoded by the coding sequence ATGGATTACATGGAAATTGAAAACGACGGTCAGGCAAAGATCAAGGTTATCGGTTGTGGTGGTGGTGGCGGTAACGCTATCAACAACATGATTCAGTCCGCACTCTCCGGCGTACGCTTTATCGTAGCCAACACAGATGCGCAGGACATCAACAAATCACTTGCTGAATACAAAATCCAGCTCGGTGATAAACTGACCAAAGGCCTCGGCGCAGGTGCCAACCCGGATGTAGGTAAAAACGCCGCCCTTGAATCCGTTGACCAGATCCGCGAACTGGTAAGCGATTGCGACATGGTCTTTGTTACCGCCGGTATGGGCGGCGGAACCGGTACCGGTGCTGCACCCGTTATCGCTGAAGTAGCAAAAGAAGCCGGTGCGCTGACTGTTGCCGTTGTAACCAAACCATTCTATTTCGAAGGCAAACGCAGATTGTTGCAGGCAGAAAAAGGAATTGAGGAACTCAAGAAGGTGGTTGACTCCATCATCACCATTCCCAACGACCGCCTGCTCCAGCTTGCCGCCAAAAAAGCAGCTTTCTCCGAAATGCTGAAAAAAGCTGACGAAGTCCTCTACTACGGCGTCAAAGGTATCGCCGACCTGATCACCGTTCACGGTCTGATCAACCTTGACTTCGCAGACGTACAGGCTGTTATGTCCAGCTCCGGTCTGGCCCTTATGGGAACCGGTATCGCACGGGGTGAAAACAGAGCCCGTGAAGCAGCCATGAAGGCCATTACCAGCCCGCTGCTCGAAGATGTATCCATTGAAGGCGCAAAAGGCGTACTCATCAACATCACCTGCTCCCCTGACATGACCATTGATGAAGTCAGCGAAGCAGCCAATATTATCTACGAAGAAGCACACGAGGAAGCACAGATTTTCTTCGGTACTGTTTTCGACGCTGAAGTTGGCGATGAAATGCGCATCACAGTTATTGCCACCGGCATTGACACCGCAGGCGAACAGCCTGTTGCACCGCCCGTAGAGCAGCAGTCTTTCGGTCAGCCCCAGCGTCCGAACCTGACTCCAAGAGGCATGGCTCCAAAAAATCAGGAAGCTACCAATGTACGCCAGATGGGCAGTGCCCACGCGGAAGAAGACCGCTCCATTCCCGCTTACCTGCGCCACACCGCAAGCAAGCCCACTGAAGCGGCTGGAAATCCCGAGCCTGTTCAGCTCAAGCCCAAACAGGCTGCAAACTCCGGCGGAGAAGAGTTCATCTTCCACGATGACGATGACTTTGAAGTTCCGACCTTCATCCGCAAACAGGCAGATTAA
- the ftsA gene encoding cell division protein FtsA, whose protein sequence is MSKSDLIVGLDVGTTKICAVVGEPTADGVDIVGIGTAPSTGLRKGVVVNIEQTVQSIKKALEEAELMAGCEIRSVYAGIAGSHIKGFNSHGVIAVKGGEVTQKDVDRVIDAAKAVAIPLDREVIHTLPQEYIVDDQRGIADPLGMAGVRLEVKVHIVTGAVTSAQNIIRSCHRSGLDVSDIVLESLASSKAVLSEEEREIGVAIVDIGGGTTDLAIFANDSIKHTSVIALGGNNLTNDIAFGLRTPMGSAEQIKVKYGTALTDMVTTDETIDVPSVGGRDHRKMSKRVLAEICEPRCEEIMALVDQELVRSGYKNMIAAGVVLTGGTSLVDGMQELAEQIFDLPVRIGYPAGIGGLKDVVNSPKFATAVGLLMYGAEKEGSSEQVFRIRDENVFNRILGRMRKWFTDIA, encoded by the coding sequence ATGTCCAAGTCTGATCTGATCGTCGGCCTCGATGTCGGCACCACTAAGATCTGCGCGGTTGTGGGAGAACCCACCGCGGACGGAGTCGACATTGTCGGCATCGGCACAGCCCCGTCCACCGGACTACGCAAAGGCGTGGTGGTCAACATTGAGCAGACAGTACAGTCCATCAAGAAGGCTCTTGAAGAGGCTGAACTCATGGCCGGCTGCGAAATCCGCTCCGTATACGCAGGTATCGCAGGCAGCCACATCAAAGGTTTCAACAGCCACGGCGTAATCGCTGTTAAAGGCGGCGAGGTAACCCAGAAGGATGTGGACCGGGTTATCGATGCAGCCAAAGCTGTAGCCATTCCGCTGGACAGGGAAGTGATCCACACCCTGCCGCAGGAATACATTGTTGACGATCAGCGCGGCATTGCCGATCCGCTGGGCATGGCCGGTGTGCGCCTTGAAGTTAAGGTCCACATCGTCACCGGCGCGGTAACTTCGGCGCAGAATATTATCCGCTCCTGCCACCGTTCAGGACTGGACGTTTCCGACATTGTTCTTGAATCACTGGCTTCCAGCAAGGCCGTACTTTCAGAAGAAGAAAGGGAAATCGGCGTTGCCATCGTGGATATCGGAGGTGGTACCACTGATCTGGCAATCTTCGCCAATGATTCAATCAAACATACTTCTGTTATCGCCCTCGGCGGTAACAACCTGACTAACGACATAGCATTCGGGCTGAGAACGCCCATGGGGTCTGCGGAACAGATCAAAGTCAAATACGGAACCGCGCTAACCGATATGGTCACCACTGACGAGACCATTGACGTGCCTTCCGTAGGTGGACGAGATCACCGCAAAATGTCCAAGAGGGTGCTGGCTGAAATCTGCGAACCGCGCTGTGAAGAAATCATGGCCCTTGTGGACCAGGAACTGGTCCGCAGCGGCTACAAAAACATGATCGCAGCCGGAGTGGTTCTCACCGGTGGAACATCCCTTGTGGACGGAATGCAGGAACTGGCGGAACAGATTTTTGATCTGCCGGTCCGCATCGGCTATCCCGCAGGCATTGGTGGCCTGAAGGATGTTGTCAACAGTCCCAAATTCGCCACAGCAGTGGGACTGCTCATGTACGGCGCGGAAAAAGAAGGCAGCTCCGAGCAGGTCTTCAGAATCCGTGACGAAAATGTTTTCAACCGCATTCTGGGCAGGATGCGAAAATGGTTCACTGACATCGCGTAG